A region of the Deltaproteobacteria bacterium HGW-Deltaproteobacteria-6 genome:
TGATTTGCTTGATGAACAGCGGAATAATGGACCCCCGGGATGCCATGACATTTCCATAACGCGTGCCGCAAAATACCGTTTTGTTGTTGCCTATTGTTCTGGTTTTCGCCACCATCAGTTTTTCCATCATGGCTTTCGAGATCCCCATGGCATTAATCGGATAAACCGCTTTATCCGTGCTCAACACAATTACTTTTTTTACGTGATTAGCCAGCGCGGCATTTAAAACGTTCTCCGCACCCAGAATATTGGTTCTGACCGCTTCCATCGGATAAAATTCACAGGACGGAACCTGCTTCAAGGCAGCGGCATGAAAAATAAAATCGACGCCATCCATAGCAAAATTCAAGCTGTCGTAATGGCGGACATCCCCGATATAAAACTTCACCTTCGGATTATTCAGTTCAATACGCATGTCTTCCTGTTTTTTCTCATCCCGACTGAAAACACGGATTTCCTTAATATCGGTGTTGAGAAATCGTTTTAAGACAGCATTGCCAAATGAACCGGTGCCGCCGGTGATCAGAATGTTTTTACCTTTAAACATCTTTCATCTCCTAAAAGCAAAATCAGCGCTTCTTACTGTTCCAACAGCGCCTGGTCCCTGAGAAATCGTGAAAAAACACTGCGCCATAAAAATCAACCGTTAATTTTGCAGCCTTCATCCTATCCCCATTATTCAAAACACTTCGTCCTTTAATCATGTCAAAACATTTTGCTTTTTGTGCTTCGCGATCGTTTCCGGCGACCACCATTCCCCTGTGTCTATTGTTGACATCATCCTTTCAAACTGCCCGGCAAGAAGTTCCGATGTCTCCTGCCCGAAAGAAAACCGTTGAAAGGGGCTGGCGAAAAAGAACCGCACAAAATTATCGTCCCTGACCATCTCTTTGTATCGTTCGAGATTGATGTCCGTATTCACAATCAGATAGGGCTTGTCGTTGAATTCCGCCATCGTGGCCATACCGGAGGATGATCCCATGTGCAGAGCCGACTCGTGAATCATGGCCAGTTCCAGTTCAAGATTCGTGTACCGATCTTTGGCGATGATCACATTTGAGCATTCGCGGAGTCTGCTGTCTACTTCAGAAAGAGCACAGATTACAACGAATTTTACAGGATATCTGTTCCGGCATCCGTTAAAAAATTCTATCCAGCTGTCTATGTGCGCGTTCCGATGGGTACCATAAGATGGATTATTGCGCATCTGGACGGTAACCGGAATATCCGGCCACACGTGATGATAGAAAAAATCAAGGGCCGCATCCCGCAAAAAGGGTCGGCACTCCAACCGCGGGATAGAACCATGGATTTGATAGTAGTCATACAACACTTCATTAAAAATGACGTAATTCAAGTAAATGCCGGACGCGTATTTCCCTGCCGAAGGCCAGACCACATAACGACTTTCATTGTCCGCTACATATTTTTCCAGTTGCGCATGTGAATTAAAAATCATGACGGATCCGAGAAATGAATTGACCTGAAGGACCGGCAGCAGGGAAGAAAGATAGTGATGGACATTGTCCCGGTTGATGCCGGCGTAAGCCTCATCAACGGGTGACGGATTATGATGGTCATAGACCATCGCGAAATCGATCATCCCAACGCCGTGCGTTTCGCGAAGCGCCAGCGCGGCTTCCTGGACATGGATGATGTCGCCGATGCTGTATGGCTGGTAGGACAAATCATAAACGACCAATAATCTCCGTTCGCCTTCCTGAGACGTGGGAAGGACCCAGGCAACGAAACGAAACAGCCGCCATGATGAAACAGCCCATACCCAAAAACGCATCAGGCGCCCGGAGCGGCGCGCCAGGGGGCCTGCAACCTTACGAAGAACGCTCTTGATCATAGGCTCTTACACATGTATAAAAATGACGGAACTGTTCATATAAATCCGCCGACGCCGGCACATGAACACGGCCAGGCGGATCATTTTTTTGCCCGATCCGTATCATGGCACCGGACTTCCAATACTCAGCACCAGCTTCATGATCATTCTCTCCGGTTATATAAAAAGGTTTTTCGCGGCCGATCACTGCCATGGCATACTTGCTAAAAGAGCCCATATACATGTCGGATAATTGACAAAGCGCGTACTCTTCAATGAAATTGTATCCTAAGCTTTTTGTCACCGTGATATTCGGCAGCCCGGTTTGAAAATCTTCTTTAGCCGCAATTGCCTTGTCAAACAGGATAAAGTGAATCCAAGGGAAGTCCTGCCACGCCTTCAGAAAAAAATCCCGCCACTGAGATGATGAAAAAGCAGAGAAACCACCCATGTCCATTGCCACCAAGAACGTCAGGGGCGAATGCATTTTGATAATATTTTTCGCCCAGACCCGCAAATTCACATGAAGCCGTGTGCAGTTCCCGTGGATACGTTTTATGTCCTGCCGATAAAGAAATTTTTGATCAAAGACAACCAGTAATTCATCTGAAACATTCATATTATCTTTTCGAATAAACTTTTCCGCATGCTCACGCATCAGCAGCAGCGGCATCCGGTGAAATTCTATATCTCTGACTGACGGGTACAACTGTAGACATGAAAAAAGCTCAGCAAACTGCTGATATTGATTCTCCTCGCCAAGGTAAATGTGAAGTTGATCCAGAATGGCTTCGGGAGACCCAAGGCTGCCGATCATCTGGTCTAAGGCGATCATTGCGTCTCTGACACATTGCGGAGAGTCCTTTATGATGTAAATTTCTCCGGTATGGAGCGGGTGATTCGAGATTTCATCAAATCTCAAAATCATAGAAATAACCGTTCTGATGGAATTTTTTATCAGAAGAGCCCCCGGCCTAACGACATAGATTACCCGGGCTGTCTGCAGCAACCGATGCCACCATTTCCGGCTCGTAGTTACTATTG
Encoded here:
- a CDS encoding UDP-glucose 4-epimerase → MFKGKNILITGGTGSFGNAVLKRFLNTDIKEIRVFSRDEKKQEDMRIELNNPKVKFYIGDVRHYDSLNFAMDGVDFIFHAAALKQVPSCEFYPMEAVRTNILGAENVLNAALANHVKKVIVLSTDKAVYPINAMGISKAMMEKLMVAKTRTIGNNKTVFCGTRYGNVMASRGSIIPLFIKQIKEGKPLTVTDPKMTRFLMSLDDAVDLVVYAFQHARQGDIFVQKAPACTIHDLAMALKKIFKSDNDIKIIGTRHGEKLYETLLTREELAKAEELEHYFRIIPDDRDLNYNKYFTEGTEQISRMDDYNSHNTHRLAVDEVTEKLLRLDYIQQELASWDIK